One region of Vescimonas fastidiosa genomic DNA includes:
- a CDS encoding type I restriction endonuclease subunit R, EcoR124 family — protein MAARDLQDYQSIYLDLYDKYRRKEDAEKEDITDDIEFEIELIKQVEINIDYILMLVEKYHDGNCEDKEILASIRKAVDASIQLRSKKDLIEAFISHVNVDTQVTTDWRRFVLEQEENDLTEIITTEKLKNEETRKFVANAFRDGALKTTGTEIDKLMPPVSRFGGGSRAKKMQGIIEKLKAFFEKYFGLGIAEIKAEEQEQPAVYETEPSGS, from the coding sequence ATTGCCGCACGAGATTTACAGGATTATCAGAGTATCTACCTTGATCTCTACGACAAGTACCGCAGAAAGGAAGATGCCGAAAAAGAGGATATAACGGACGATATTGAATTTGAAATCGAGCTGATTAAGCAGGTAGAAATCAATATCGACTACATATTGATGTTGGTTGAGAAATATCACGACGGCAACTGTGAAGATAAAGAAATCCTTGCTTCCATCCGCAAAGCAGTTGATGCAAGCATACAGCTTCGCAGCAAGAAGGATCTTATCGAAGCATTTATCAGCCATGTCAATGTGGATACGCAGGTCACTACGGACTGGCGGCGCTTTGTTCTGGAGCAGGAGGAAAACGATCTGACCGAAATCATCACGACAGAAAAGCTCAAAAATGAGGAAACGCGCAAATTCGTTGCCAATGCATTCCGTGATGGGGCATTGAAAACAACAGGAACGGAGATTGACAAACTCATGCCCCCGGTATCCCGCTTCGGCGGTGGCAGCAGAGCCAAGAAGATGCAGGGCATCATTGAAAAGCTGAAAGCGTTCTTTGAGAAATACTTCGGGCTGGGAATTGCAGAGATTAAAGCAGAGGAGCAGGAGCAACCTGCCGTCTATGAGACTGAGCCAAGCGGAAGTTGA
- a CDS encoding TetR/AcrR family transcriptional regulator, whose amino-acid sequence MRRDSSETKRKILTVCVRLFLEQGYKNTSVSQIVEEAGVARGSYLNLFPTKDRVLLELTETMFGGQFGVARSIADSKLPPVYAYAVETAIQLTLTELNENLREIYIEAYSLPETSEYIYLHTTAELKQIFGGNFPDYSDSDFYEMEIGTAGLMRSYMARKCDIHFPLERKLSRFLTAAMRVYRVPEAEQAKVLAFIQSLDIKAIATEVMYKLFAMLEMKYDFKLSKGSETEEAS is encoded by the coding sequence TTGCGGAGAGACAGCAGTGAAACAAAGAGGAAAATACTGACCGTGTGCGTCCGTCTCTTTCTGGAGCAGGGGTATAAAAACACCTCTGTCAGTCAGATCGTGGAGGAAGCAGGCGTGGCAAGGGGAAGCTATTTGAATCTGTTTCCGACCAAGGACAGAGTTTTGCTGGAATTGACCGAAACGATGTTCGGCGGACAGTTCGGCGTGGCAAGAAGCATTGCAGACAGCAAGCTGCCGCCGGTTTACGCCTATGCGGTGGAAACGGCGATCCAACTGACACTGACCGAGCTGAACGAGAACCTGCGGGAAATCTACATTGAAGCCTACTCCCTGCCTGAAACATCGGAGTATATCTATCTGCATACCACGGCAGAGCTGAAGCAGATCTTCGGCGGGAATTTCCCGGATTACAGCGACAGCGACTTTTACGAGATGGAAATCGGCACGGCAGGACTGATGCGCAGCTATATGGCGAGAAAATGCGATATTCATTTTCCGCTGGAACGCAAGCTCAGCCGTTTTCTGACGGCGGCGATGCGGGTGTATCGGGTGCCGGAGGCGGAGCAGGCAAAGGTGCTTGCCTTTATTCAATCACTGGATATCAAGGCAATTGCCACAGAGGTTATGTATAAGCTGTTTGCAATGCTGGAAATGAAATATGACTTTAAGCTGTCGAAAGGCAGCGAAACGGAGGAAGCCTCATGA
- a CDS encoding DUF4430 domain-containing protein, giving the protein MKKRIISLLLALIMALSLLPVSVLAADDHTGQVHVTVENTTWAKADNAPWEGTLVDEWVTLQADSSMMSCIKAALEKKNIPSTINSSSYGGEYISAINGIGEFSAGSESGWMGTLNDWFTNLSFSAFTVQGGTLAAGDEIRVLYTKTGFGKDLGNDWSTAGNTALSALSFSSGTLSPTFDKATTAYTLTLTAPASVKVSATADNKCNQVYLSVGATSYRRSASVPLESGTVLTVRCGDAAEASGSTPAVTPTVYTVTVKVDAPQTPPARREGVPATAAKNVSVNKPYTLDLSTIFADINGDPLTYLVSVNGGAYAKADANYTYTPTTTGATTLTFKANDGHADSTDTYTVTLTAYDKISVVFKGIKTNGLTSFKLYDYEAERTEKNNLLANVSLTNKTYKVSLPIGAYWIEAYDKYEHKVGAMVVTVEPGTTAFNIHAVFGLGKSGWVFGTDYALSVTEKSPDGKVTRQIELGETGGMNMAANKNIMPSIIYLDGDSIKITATPIGDKAWDYEAETWSPIRSTQDWKCSFRFPKSAQPTYSFTVNAPAGSTITGGRFDVSYEYNYNVMKREVIKDDETGVTVKFTIKESDTTKGNAFFRVQHPDGVTYWDFSGMKPKELTAHGWEFLTQAGDNITVTAKDLHIGDSSFTKSTITRFEKSPQDRGDIYLNINSKGYKNMTVGETFGLNVFRNWQATDSFANAYIALPDMHYQVVDVNGQPSDVVSIVPEELNSCSATMTANKPGTAIVLVTYDTMSHIRSVDGTGTKDYTAIWPECTGVFVVTVDADGTAIQTNMVLDRMDSTVTDKSSLALDAEFDILFYLGDDGATYSFKPEDGCTVSVARSTVTDKMTFSGFTTQGVSVAADGTVTLSGLTTGRHIVKVEKGGVATYQVITARQVTLTLLDKDGNKLPADTAFKPGDRVTLQFWGLLSPQEKMATIYNNNFALYYEGTDGSYFRTFKDGDVFGGMYDFSGNPNNQRVTITIPENWTGKTYDLTGGISLGGFGGKAGHRAVSYKYGRDPVFDAGRTSGVLARLPAVTLRVQTTVLDELYKTTGDFMATLGTPTVNSIGGEWMVIGLARSGRPVPAGYYDNVVEYVKAKADANERLHPAKVTDNARVILALTAIGKDVTNVGGHNLLKGLDNMAYVQTQGINGPIFTLIALDSHNYPTMGDVTREKLIQVILAAQLNDGGWNLSGENADTDMTAMAIQALAPYYKTNETVKAAVDKALEALSALQRNDGGFGSWGTVNSESCAQVIVALTALGIDPTTDSRFIKNGNTVLDALAGFYVTGGGFRHTAGGERNGMATEQGYYALAAYYRFVNAQTRLYDMSDVTIQTGGSNTPATGDTGVLAWVIALPVTILAAAFVLKRKEREA; this is encoded by the coding sequence ATGAAAAAGAGAATCATTTCTCTGCTGCTGGCGCTTATCATGGCGCTGTCACTGCTTCCCGTGAGCGTGCTGGCGGCAGACGACCACACAGGTCAGGTCCATGTGACGGTGGAAAACACCACCTGGGCCAAGGCCGACAACGCACCCTGGGAGGGGACGCTGGTGGACGAATGGGTCACCCTCCAGGCTGACTCCTCCATGATGAGCTGCATCAAGGCAGCGCTGGAGAAGAAAAACATCCCCTCCACCATCAATTCCAGCAGCTACGGCGGCGAGTACATCAGCGCCATAAACGGCATAGGTGAGTTCAGCGCGGGCAGCGAATCCGGCTGGATGGGTACGCTGAACGACTGGTTCACCAACCTCTCCTTCTCGGCCTTCACCGTGCAGGGCGGCACCCTGGCCGCCGGGGACGAGATTCGCGTCCTATACACCAAGACCGGCTTCGGCAAGGACCTCGGCAACGACTGGAGCACAGCCGGCAACACCGCCCTCTCCGCCCTGTCCTTCAGCAGCGGCACCCTGTCCCCGACCTTTGACAAGGCCACCACGGCCTACACCCTGACCCTCACCGCTCCGGCCAGTGTCAAGGTCTCCGCCACGGCGGACAACAAGTGCAACCAGGTCTATCTCTCCGTGGGCGCCACCAGCTATCGCCGCAGCGCCTCCGTCCCCCTGGAGAGCGGCACGGTGCTCACCGTCCGCTGCGGTGACGCCGCCGAGGCCAGCGGCAGCACCCCCGCCGTCACGCCCACGGTCTACACCGTCACCGTGAAGGTAGACGCACCCCAGACGCCCCCGGCCCGCCGGGAGGGCGTACCCGCCACAGCGGCGAAAAATGTGTCTGTGAACAAGCCCTACACCCTGGACCTGAGCACGATTTTCGCGGACATCAACGGCGACCCCCTGACCTATCTGGTCAGTGTCAACGGCGGCGCGTATGCCAAGGCTGATGCCAACTATACCTATACCCCCACCACGACGGGGGCCACCACCCTGACCTTCAAGGCCAACGACGGCCACGCAGACAGCACCGACACCTATACGGTGACGCTGACGGCGTATGACAAGATCAGCGTGGTATTCAAGGGAATTAAAACAAACGGGCTGACAAGCTTCAAGCTCTATGACTATGAGGCTGAACGCACCGAGAAAAACAATCTGCTCGCCAATGTGAGCCTGACAAACAAAACATATAAAGTCAGTCTCCCTATCGGTGCGTACTGGATTGAAGCATACGATAAATATGAACATAAAGTCGGCGCTATGGTTGTGACCGTAGAGCCGGGCACCACCGCATTTAATATACACGCAGTTTTCGGCTTGGGTAAATCTGGCTGGGTTTTCGGAACGGATTATGCGCTTTCTGTAACAGAGAAAAGCCCGGACGGGAAGGTAACTCGACAAATCGAACTTGGCGAAACCGGCGGCATGAATATGGCCGCAAATAAAAATATTATGCCCAGCATTATCTACCTGGATGGGGACAGCATAAAAATCACGGCGACCCCCATCGGAGATAAAGCGTGGGACTATGAGGCGGAAACATGGAGCCCGATCAGAAGCACACAGGACTGGAAATGTAGTTTCCGTTTCCCTAAATCTGCACAGCCGACCTACTCCTTTACCGTAAATGCCCCGGCTGGTTCTACCATCACCGGCGGCAGATTTGATGTCTCGTATGAATATAACTATAATGTTATGAAGCGTGAGGTCATTAAGGACGATGAAACCGGCGTGACGGTAAAGTTTACCATCAAAGAGTCTGATACTACAAAAGGAAACGCTTTCTTCCGGGTGCAGCATCCCGATGGCGTCACCTATTGGGACTTCTCGGGCATGAAACCTAAAGAGCTAACGGCGCACGGGTGGGAGTTTTTGACGCAGGCTGGAGACAACATCACGGTCACGGCAAAAGATCTGCACATTGGGGACAGCAGCTTCACCAAGAGTACGATTACCCGCTTTGAAAAGAGCCCCCAAGATCGCGGTGATATTTACCTAAACATCAATAGTAAGGGCTATAAGAACATGACCGTGGGCGAGACCTTTGGCTTGAATGTGTTCCGCAATTGGCAGGCCACCGATAGCTTTGCAAACGCCTATATCGCGCTGCCTGATATGCATTATCAGGTGGTCGATGTGAATGGCCAGCCCAGCGATGTGGTGTCCATCGTGCCGGAGGAGCTGAATAGCTGCTCTGCCACCATGACCGCCAATAAGCCTGGCACGGCCATCGTCCTGGTGACCTATGATACCATGTCCCATATCCGAAGTGTGGACGGCACCGGCACCAAAGACTACACCGCCATCTGGCCGGAGTGTACCGGCGTGTTCGTGGTGACGGTGGATGCCGACGGCACCGCCATCCAGACCAACATGGTTTTGGACCGCATGGACAGCACGGTTACGGACAAATCGTCTCTGGCACTGGATGCGGAGTTTGATATTCTGTTCTACCTGGGCGACGACGGCGCGACTTACAGCTTCAAGCCCGAGGATGGCTGCACCGTCAGCGTGGCCCGCTCCACCGTCACCGACAAGATGACCTTCAGCGGCTTCACAACCCAGGGCGTCTCCGTAGCGGCGGACGGCACCGTCACCCTCAGCGGCCTCACCACCGGGCGGCACATCGTCAAGGTGGAGAAGGGCGGCGTGGCCACCTACCAGGTCATCACCGCCCGCCAGGTCACTTTGACCCTCCTGGACAAGGACGGCAACAAGCTGCCTGCGGACACCGCCTTTAAGCCCGGCGATCGGGTGACCCTGCAATTCTGGGGCCTGCTCAGCCCCCAGGAGAAAATGGCTACGATTTATAACAATAATTTTGCCCTGTACTATGAGGGAACGGACGGCAGCTATTTCCGCACCTTTAAGGACGGCGATGTTTTCGGCGGCATGTATGACTTCTCCGGCAACCCCAATAACCAGCGCGTTACCATCACCATCCCCGAGAATTGGACGGGCAAGACTTACGACTTGACCGGTGGAATCAGCTTGGGCGGCTTTGGCGGCAAAGCCGGACACCGCGCCGTTTCGTATAAGTACGGTAGAGACCCCGTTTTTGACGCGGGTAGAACCAGCGGCGTTCTCGCCCGCCTGCCTGCTGTGACCCTGCGTGTGCAGACCACCGTCCTGGACGAACTCTACAAGACCACCGGCGACTTCATGGCCACCCTGGGCACCCCCACGGTGAACTCCATCGGTGGCGAGTGGATGGTCATCGGCCTGGCCCGCAGCGGCCGCCCCGTGCCCGCCGGGTACTATGACAATGTGGTGGAGTATGTGAAGGCCAAGGCTGACGCCAATGAGCGTCTGCACCCGGCCAAAGTCACTGACAACGCCCGGGTGATCCTGGCCCTCACCGCCATCGGCAAGGATGTCACCAATGTGGGCGGCCACAACCTGCTGAAGGGCTTGGATAACATGGCCTATGTGCAGACTCAGGGCATCAACGGCCCCATTTTCACCCTCATTGCCCTGGATAGCCATAATTACCCCACTATGGGCGATGTGACCCGGGAGAAGCTGATTCAGGTCATCCTGGCCGCCCAGCTCAACGACGGCGGCTGGAACCTCAGCGGCGAGAACGCCGACACCGATATGACCGCTATGGCCATCCAGGCCCTGGCCCCCTACTATAAAACCAACGAGACCGTGAAGGCTGCTGTGGATAAGGCTCTGGAGGCTCTTTCCGCCCTGCAGCGCAATGACGGCGGCTTTGGCAGCTGGGGCACCGTGAACAGCGAGTCCTGCGCTCAGGTCATCGTGGCCCTGACGGCCCTGGGTATTGATCCTACCACCGACAGCCGGTTCATCAAGAACGGCAACACCGTACTGGACGCTCTGGCCGGGTTCTATGTCACCGGCGGCGGCTTCCGGCACACTGCTGGCGGCGAGCGGAACGGCATGGCTACCGAGCAGGGCTACTACGCTTTGGCTGCCTACTATCGCTTCGTAAACGCCCAGACCCGGCTCTATGACATGAGCGATGTGACCATTCAGACCGGCGGCAGCAATACCCCCGCCACCGGCGATACCGGCGTGCTGGCTTGGGTCATCGCCCTGCCCGTGACGATTCTCGCCGCCGCCTTCGTCCTCAAGCGTAAGGAGCGGGAGGCGTAA
- a CDS encoding type I restriction-modification system subunit M, producing MVDTKKEQERDELHRAIWAIADELRGAVDGWDFKNYVLGTMFYRYISENLTNYINSGEQEAGNTDFDYAKMPDTDAEEAREGLVEEKGFFILPSELFCNVNLRADNDENLNETLERVFNHIESSAKGSSSESSFAGLFDDFDVNSNKLGSTVAKRNERLAKLLHGVADMNLGDVKDHDIDAFGDAYEYLMTMYASGAGKSGGEFFTPADVSELLTRLGTVGKTEINKVYDPACGSGSLLLKAEKVLGRDAVRNGFYGQEINITTYNLCRINMFLHDVGFDKFDIACEDTLTAPQHWDDEPFELIVSNPPYSIKWAGDDNPLLINDPRFSPAGVLAPKSKADLAFIMHSLSWLATGGTAAIVCFPGIMYRGSAEQKIRKYLIDNNFIDCIIQLPSNLFFGTPIATCIMVLKKGKADNKTLFIDASAECIKVTNNNKLTPANIERIVDTFANRAEEAHFSHLANYEEIADNDYNLSVSTYVEAEDTREKIDIVALNAEIEKIVAREQVLRDEIAKIIAEIEVG from the coding sequence GCCGTTGACGGCTGGGATTTTAAGAACTATGTTCTCGGAACCATGTTTTATCGCTATATCTCCGAGAACCTGACCAACTACATCAATTCTGGTGAGCAGGAAGCTGGCAATACCGATTTTGATTATGCCAAAATGCCTGATACCGATGCAGAAGAAGCTCGTGAGGGACTGGTTGAAGAAAAGGGCTTCTTTATTCTTCCGTCCGAGCTGTTTTGCAATGTCAATCTCAGAGCCGACAACGATGAAAACCTGAACGAAACCTTGGAGCGTGTATTCAACCACATTGAAAGCTCTGCAAAGGGCTCTTCCTCCGAAAGCAGCTTTGCCGGACTGTTCGATGATTTTGATGTGAACAGCAACAAGCTCGGATCTACCGTTGCAAAGAGAAATGAACGCCTTGCAAAACTTCTGCATGGCGTAGCTGATATGAACCTTGGTGATGTGAAGGATCACGATATTGATGCCTTTGGCGATGCCTACGAGTATCTGATGACAATGTACGCATCCGGGGCGGGAAAATCCGGCGGCGAGTTCTTTACCCCTGCGGATGTTTCCGAGCTGCTGACCAGACTTGGCACGGTGGGCAAGACTGAAATCAATAAAGTATATGACCCCGCCTGCGGCTCTGGCTCCCTGCTTCTGAAAGCGGAGAAGGTTTTGGGCAGAGATGCCGTCAGAAACGGCTTTTATGGGCAGGAAATCAATATCACGACTTACAACCTTTGCCGTATCAATATGTTTCTGCATGATGTTGGCTTTGATAAGTTTGACATCGCCTGCGAGGACACACTAACCGCACCGCAGCATTGGGACGATGAACCGTTTGAGCTGATTGTTTCCAACCCTCCGTATTCCATCAAGTGGGCTGGTGATGACAACCCTCTGCTGATTAACGATCCTCGTTTTTCTCCGGCTGGCGTTCTCGCACCGAAGTCTAAAGCCGACCTTGCCTTTATCATGCACTCCCTTTCGTGGCTGGCAACAGGCGGCACAGCAGCGATCGTCTGCTTCCCCGGCATTATGTACCGTGGCAGCGCAGAGCAGAAAATCAGAAAATACCTGATTGACAACAACTTTATTGATTGCATTATCCAGCTGCCAAGCAATCTGTTCTTTGGAACTCCTATTGCGACCTGCATTATGGTGCTGAAAAAAGGCAAAGCCGACAACAAAACCCTGTTTATTGATGCTTCCGCTGAGTGTATCAAGGTAACGAACAACAACAAGCTGACACCGGCGAACATCGAAAGAATCGTGGACACTTTTGCCAATCGAGCCGAGGAAGCACACTTCTCGCATCTGGCAAACTATGAGGAAATTGCGGACAATGATTATAATCTCTCGGTTTCCACCTATGTGGAAGCCGAGGACACCAGAGAGAAAATCGACATTGTGGCACTTAATGCCGAGATCGAGAAAATCGTTGCCCGTGAACAGGTTCTTCGTGATGAAATAGCAAAGATTATTGCAGAGATCGAGGTGGGATGA
- a CDS encoding virulence RhuM family protein, translating into MKKDKREINIVRSSAAEYLTFVASTGADEKSIEMRYEDENIWLTQKMMATLYDVDVRTINDHIKKIYSDSELEQSSTIRKYRIVQTEGSRQVAREVNHYNLQMIISVGFKVNNERAVQFRKWANRIVKDYTIQGWVMDDDRLKNSGTVLTKEYFEKQLERIREIRLSERKFYQKITDIYATALDYDPSAAATKRFFAAVQNKLHYSVHGQTAAEVIYNRADAEKEHMGLTTWDGSPKSKIHAYDVVVAKNYLTEKELSQLGRIVSAYLDLAEAQAERHIPMTMADWEKRLDGFLTVWDREVLQDAGKVSAELAKAHALSEFEKYRIVQDQLYQSDFDRILLEADSHTKELPEAKDGGE; encoded by the coding sequence ATGAAGAAGGACAAGCGTGAAATCAACATCGTTCGTTCCTCCGCTGCGGAATATCTGACATTTGTTGCCTCCACAGGTGCAGACGAAAAAAGCATAGAGATGCGTTACGAGGACGAAAATATCTGGCTGACGCAAAAGATGATGGCTACTTTGTATGATGTGGATGTACGAACCATCAATGACCATATTAAAAAAATATATTCCGATTCAGAATTGGAACAATCGTCAACTATCCGAAAATATCGGATAGTTCAAACGGAGGGTTCCCGTCAGGTTGCCCGTGAAGTAAACCATTATAATCTGCAAATGATTATTTCGGTTGGCTTCAAGGTGAATAACGAGCGAGCGGTGCAGTTCAGAAAATGGGCCAACCGTATTGTAAAAGATTACACCATTCAAGGTTGGGTTATGGATGATGACCGTTTGAAAAACAGCGGAACAGTGCTGACAAAAGAATATTTTGAAAAGCAGCTGGAAAGAATCCGTGAGATTCGTCTTTCGGAGCGAAAATTCTACCAGAAAATCACCGATATTTATGCCACAGCTCTGGACTATGACCCTTCCGCAGCGGCTACAAAACGCTTTTTTGCAGCGGTGCAAAACAAATTGCATTACAGTGTTCATGGGCAAACAGCAGCCGAGGTTATCTACAACCGAGCGGATGCGGAAAAGGAACACATGGGGCTTACCACATGGGACGGCTCGCCAAAAAGTAAAATTCATGCCTACGATGTTGTGGTAGCGAAAAACTACTTGACCGAAAAGGAGCTTTCCCAGTTGGGACGCATTGTTTCGGCATATCTGGATCTGGCAGAAGCACAGGCAGAGCGGCACATTCCGATGACAATGGCAGATTGGGAGAAGCGACTCGATGGCTTTCTCACCGTGTGGGACAGAGAGGTTTTGCAGGATGCCGGAAAGGTATCCGCAGAGCTTGCCAAGGCTCACGCCCTGAGCGAGTTTGAAAAATATCGCATCGTGCAGGATCAGCTGTATCAAAGCGACTTCGACAGAATATTGCTGGAAGCAGATTCACATACAAAAGAGCTGCCGGAAGCGAAGGATGGCGGTGAATAA